Proteins co-encoded in one Callospermophilus lateralis isolate mCalLat2 chromosome 2, mCalLat2.hap1, whole genome shotgun sequence genomic window:
- the Scgb1c1 gene encoding secretoglobin family 1C member 1, protein MKGSSTLLLVVLTLSFICGLTTGEDNNEFFMDFLQTLLVGTAEELYEGPLGKYNVNEDAKEALTELKSCIDNLQPMHKAELVKLLVQVLGSQDDA, encoded by the exons ATGAAGGGGAGCAGCACACTCCTGCTGGTGGTCCTCACCTTGTCCTTCATCTGCG GGCTGACGACAGGGGAGGACAACAATGAGTTTTTCATGGACTTCCTGCAAACCCTGCTGGTGGGAACCGCAGAGGAGCTCTATGAGGGGCCCCTGGGCAAGTACAATGTCAACGAGGATGCCAAAGAAGCACTGACAGAGCTCAAGTCCTGCATTGACAACCTACAGCCCATGCACAAGGCGGAGCTGGTCAAGCTACTG GTGCAAGTGCTGGGCAGCCAGGATGACGCCTAA